A genomic region of Neisseria cinerea contains the following coding sequences:
- a CDS encoding M14 family metallopeptidase — MIKISTCFDAGSVIVKNLTDPSDIRLALRSDNASDFAQWFYFRLQGAAYQNCIMHFENAADAAYPKGWEDYQACASYDRHNWFRVPTSYENGVLTINHTPLSNSVYYAYFEPYSEEQHLNLLGDAQSSGLCRIDDLGSTVQGRDINLLTIGNQVESDMKIWITARQHPGETMAEWFVEGLLGRLLDPQDATARTLLDRATFYIVPNMNPDGSALGNLRTNAAGANLNREWENPTVEKSPEVFFVRERMLETGVDLFLDIHGDEGLPFVFVAGTEGVPNYNPRIAALEAQFKNALLNASPDFQDEYGYEKDAPGQANMTLATNWVGNRFNCLAYTLEMPFKDNANLPDDDFGWNGQRSLRLGEAALSAILNVIGDLR, encoded by the coding sequence ATGATTAAAATCAGCACCTGTTTCGATGCCGGCTCCGTCATCGTCAAAAACCTGACCGACCCCTCCGATATCCGTCTCGCACTGCGTAGCGACAATGCCTCCGATTTTGCGCAGTGGTTCTACTTCAGACTTCAAGGGGCGGCCTATCAAAACTGCATCATGCATTTTGAGAATGCGGCAGATGCCGCTTATCCCAAAGGCTGGGAGGACTATCAGGCATGTGCCTCATACGACCGCCACAACTGGTTCCGCGTGCCGACGAGCTATGAAAACGGCGTACTGACCATCAACCATACCCCGCTGTCCAATAGCGTGTACTACGCCTATTTCGAACCCTATTCCGAAGAGCAGCACCTCAACCTCCTCGGCGATGCTCAAAGCAGCGGGCTTTGCCGCATCGACGACTTGGGCAGCACCGTGCAAGGTCGCGACATCAATCTGCTGACCATAGGCAACCAAGTCGAAAGCGACATGAAAATCTGGATTACCGCACGCCAGCATCCGGGAGAAACCATGGCGGAATGGTTTGTCGAAGGGCTGCTCGGCAGGCTGCTCGACCCTCAGGATGCAACCGCGCGCACCCTGCTCGACCGCGCCACGTTCTATATCGTCCCCAACATGAACCCCGACGGTTCGGCACTGGGCAACCTTCGCACCAACGCCGCCGGTGCGAACCTCAACCGCGAGTGGGAAAATCCGACAGTGGAAAAAAGTCCCGAAGTATTCTTCGTGCGTGAAAGAATGTTGGAAACCGGCGTGGATTTGTTTTTGGATATCCACGGCGACGAAGGGCTGCCCTTTGTCTTTGTCGCAGGTACGGAAGGCGTGCCGAACTACAATCCGCGCATCGCCGCGTTGGAAGCGCAGTTTAAAAATGCCCTTTTAAACGCGAGCCCAGATTTTCAAGACGAATACGGCTACGAAAAAGACGCGCCCGGTCAGGCCAACATGACCTTGGCGACCAACTGGGTCGGCAACCGGTTCAACTGTCTTGCCTATACGTTGGAAATGCCCTTTAAAGACAACGCCAACCTGCCCGACGACGACTTCGGGTGGAACGGCCAACGTTCGTTGCGCCTGGGCGAAGCCGCATTGTCCGCCATCCTCAACGTCATCGGCGATTTGCGCTGA
- the lgt gene encoding prolipoprotein diacylglyceryl transferase, with protein sequence MIIHPQFDPVLISIGPLAVRWYALSYILGFILFSFLGKRRIAQGNSVFTKESLDDFLTWGILGVILGGRLGYVLFYKFSDYLAHPLDIFKVWEGGMSFHGGFLGVVAAMWLFSRKQNISFLKLMDTVAPLVPLGLASGRIGNFINGELWGRITDINAFWAMGFPQARYEDAEAAAHNPLWADWLQQYSMLPRHPSQLYQFALEGICLFAVVWLFSKKQRPTGQVASLFLGGYGVFRFIAEFARQPDDYLGLLTLGLSMGQWLSVPMIVLGIAGFIFFGSRKN encoded by the coding sequence ATGATTATCCATCCCCAATTCGACCCCGTCCTTATCAGTATCGGCCCGCTTGCCGTCCGCTGGTATGCCCTAAGCTACATCCTCGGCTTTATCCTTTTCAGCTTTTTGGGTAAGCGCCGCATCGCGCAGGGGAATTCTGTTTTTACCAAAGAATCGCTTGACGACTTCCTGACATGGGGCATATTGGGCGTTATCCTCGGCGGCCGTTTGGGTTATGTCCTGTTTTACAAATTCTCCGACTACCTCGCCCATCCGCTTGATATTTTCAAGGTATGGGAAGGCGGCATGTCGTTTCACGGCGGATTTTTAGGCGTGGTTGCCGCAATGTGGCTGTTCAGCCGCAAACAAAACATCAGTTTCCTCAAACTGATGGATACGGTCGCACCGCTTGTTCCTCTGGGTCTCGCTTCGGGACGTATCGGCAACTTCATCAACGGCGAACTTTGGGGACGCATTACCGACATTAACGCATTTTGGGCAATGGGCTTCCCGCAGGCGCGTTACGAAGATGCCGAAGCCGCCGCGCACAATCCTCTTTGGGCAGATTGGCTGCAACAATATAGTATGCTGCCCCGCCATCCCTCGCAGCTTTATCAGTTTGCACTTGAAGGCATCTGCCTGTTCGCCGTCGTTTGGCTGTTCTCTAAAAAACAGCGTCCGACCGGACAAGTCGCCTCGCTCTTCCTCGGCGGTTATGGTGTATTCCGCTTCATTGCCGAATTCGCACGCCAACCCGACGATTATCTCGGGCTGCTGACCTTGGGGCTGTCGATGGGGCAATGGTTGAGCGTCCCCATGATTGTTTTGGGTATAGCCGGCTTCATCTTTTTCGGCAGCAGGAAAAATTAA
- a CDS encoding YecA/YgfB family protein: MDSQKFTEASKQRLSELLDAKSEQGNTMRCDEVQGFMMALLSGPDKLAPRDWLPEVLGDESQFTASERSEIERLVLTMAMDTVGSISDKKLPDLWLYENEDGGSDFYTWCNAYLYGLDIVPTDWFEAVDDEEFEELFYPIMALGGIYDEEDNGSIRLQFTEGELAELESELPYALADIYRYWQAVINKPQTVRREGEKTGRNDPCPCGSGRKYKACCGKN, from the coding sequence ATGGATTCCCAAAAATTTACCGAAGCGTCCAAACAGCGGTTGAGCGAATTGTTGGATGCCAAAAGCGAACAGGGCAATACCATGCGCTGTGACGAAGTTCAAGGTTTTATGATGGCCCTATTGAGCGGGCCGGACAAATTGGCGCCGCGCGATTGGCTGCCCGAAGTGTTGGGCGACGAGTCGCAATTTACAGCCAGCGAACGTTCTGAAATAGAACGTTTGGTTTTGACAATGGCGATGGATACGGTCGGTTCCATATCGGATAAAAAACTGCCCGATTTGTGGCTGTATGAAAACGAAGACGGCGGCAGCGATTTTTACACATGGTGCAATGCTTATCTTTACGGTTTGGATATTGTGCCGACCGATTGGTTTGAAGCCGTCGATGATGAAGAGTTTGAAGAGTTGTTTTATCCCATCATGGCATTGGGGGGTATTTACGACGAAGAGGACAACGGCTCCATCCGTCTGCAATTCACAGAAGGCGAGCTGGCGGAGCTGGAATCCGAGTTGCCTTATGCATTGGCGGATATCTACCGCTACTGGCAGGCAGTCATCAATAAACCGCAAACCGTCCGCAGGGAGGGAGAAAAAACAGGCAGGAATGATCCCTGTCCGTGCGGTAGCGGCAGAAAATACAAGGCGTGTTGCGGTAAAAATTGA
- a CDS encoding 2-isopropylmalate synthase, with translation MQLDIDRLVAYFGGVNALAEALKQHDPENAATTAAIYKWRTRGSLPLVQLQKLTALAEAQGRPLDLNAFLQKNESLERTEMTQTNRVIIFDTTMRDGEQSPGASMTKEEKIRIARQLEKMGVDVIEAGFAAASPGDFESVNAIAKIITKSTVCSLARAVENDVRKAGEAVSPAPKKRIHTFIATSPIHMEHKLKMKPQQVIDAAVKAVKIAKEYTDDVEFSAEDAVRSDLDFLAKIFTAVIEAGATTINIPDTVGYSIPSVWYERISNIIKSVPNGDKVVWSTHCHNDLGMAVANSLAAVQAGVRQVECTINGLGERAGNASLEEIVMALKVRHDLFGLETGIDTTQIVPVSKLVSTITGYPIQPNKAVVGANAFAHESGIHQDGVLKHPETYEIMTAESVGWSTNRLTLGKLSGRNAFKTKLADLGIELESEEALNAAFARFKELADKKREIFDEDLHALVSDEMGSMNAESYKFISQKISTETGEEPRADIVFSIKGEEKRASASGSGPVDAIFKAIESVAQSGATLQIYSVNAVTQGTESQGETSVRLARGNRVVNGQGADTDVLVATAKAYLSALSKLEFGSAKPKAQGSGTI, from the coding sequence ATGCAATTAGACATTGACCGCTTAGTTGCTTATTTCGGCGGCGTGAATGCACTTGCCGAAGCGTTGAAACAGCACGATCCCGAAAATGCCGCGACGACTGCCGCCATCTATAAATGGCGCACGCGCGGGTCGCTGCCCTTGGTGCAACTGCAAAAGCTGACGGCGCTGGCGGAAGCGCAAGGCAGACCGCTGGATTTGAATGCTTTTTTACAAAAAAACGAATCTCTGGAGAGAACAGAAATGACACAGACCAACCGCGTAATTATTTTCGACACCACCATGCGCGACGGCGAGCAGTCGCCCGGTGCATCCATGACCAAAGAAGAGAAAATCCGCATTGCCCGCCAGTTGGAGAAAATGGGCGTGGACGTGATTGAGGCGGGTTTTGCCGCCGCCAGCCCGGGCGATTTCGAATCGGTCAATGCGATTGCCAAAATCATCACCAAATCCACAGTCTGCTCGTTGGCGCGTGCCGTTGAAAACGATGTGCGTAAGGCAGGCGAAGCCGTTTCCCCCGCTCCGAAAAAACGCATCCATACTTTTATCGCTACCAGCCCCATCCACATGGAGCACAAACTGAAAATGAAGCCGCAGCAGGTGATTGATGCGGCGGTCAAAGCGGTGAAAATCGCCAAAGAATACACCGACGATGTGGAATTTTCCGCTGAAGATGCGGTTCGTTCGGATTTGGACTTTCTCGCCAAAATCTTTACGGCGGTTATCGAAGCGGGTGCAACCACCATCAATATTCCCGATACTGTCGGCTACTCCATCCCTTCCGTGTGGTACGAACGTATCAGCAACATCATTAAAAGCGTGCCCAACGGCGACAAAGTAGTCTGGTCGACCCACTGCCACAACGACTTGGGTATGGCGGTTGCCAACTCGCTGGCTGCTGTTCAGGCAGGTGTGCGTCAGGTGGAATGCACCATCAACGGCTTGGGCGAACGCGCGGGCAATGCCAGCCTTGAAGAAATCGTGATGGCGTTGAAAGTGCGTCATGATTTGTTCGGCTTGGAAACCGGCATCGACACCACGCAAATCGTGCCGGTATCCAAACTGGTGTCCACCATTACCGGCTATCCGATTCAGCCCAACAAGGCGGTGGTCGGCGCAAACGCCTTTGCACATGAATCAGGCATTCATCAGGACGGCGTGTTGAAACACCCCGAAACCTATGAAATCATGACTGCCGAATCGGTCGGCTGGTCAACCAACCGCCTGACCTTGGGCAAATTGTCCGGTCGCAACGCCTTCAAAACCAAGCTGGCGGATTTGGGTATCGAATTAGAAAGCGAAGAGGCGCTGAATGCTGCTTTTGCCCGCTTTAAAGAACTTGCCGACAAAAAACGCGAAATCTTCGATGAAGACCTGCACGCGCTGGTGTCCGACGAAATGGGGAGCATGAACGCCGAGAGCTACAAATTTATCTCCCAAAAAATCAGCACCGAAACCGGCGAAGAGCCACGCGCCGACATCGTGTTCAGCATCAAAGGCGAAGAAAAACGCGCTTCGGCCAGCGGCTCCGGCCCTGTCGACGCGATTTTCAAAGCAATTGAGAGTGTGGCGCAAAGCGGCGCGACTTTGCAGATTTATTCCGTTAACGCCGTCACGCAAGGCACGGAAAGCCAAGGCGAAACCAGCGTCCGTTTGGCGCGCGGCAACCGCGTCGTCAACGGACAAGGCGCGGATACCGACGTTTTGGTCGCCACTGCCAAAGCCTACCTCTCCGCCTTGAGCAAACTGGAATTTGGTTCTGCCAAACCGAAAGCGCAAGGCAGCGGTACGATTTAA
- a CDS encoding DNA translocase FtsK codes for MFWIVLIIILLLAIAGLFFIRAQSEREWVREVSEWQENKGGQQAELPETQDRMPNFLELGLMIFHAVKAAVCWLSANIVRFCRNYLAHESEPDKPASSDSEAAAASSGYADKAMEEDEGDEAVNAEDISSAVIGNRCIPSNREEGENPMPSEGIIMPVRPALKEITLEEATRSLNNAAEKEGQISYIDTFEKNDELGSKVRVSEKPMEGLPIIGLDDPVLQRTRSRFFDEGKKALAEPADYAFEPYFEKKHPSPPVEIKAEDVRNMPFRQHEGLVKKPTEASYSGTSQKQSPSDGIIVPNINHRRVSLNLKEPNKATVSAEARISRLIMENQDKPEHIVKSDFEMPSELESITAEEISIGREGLLSDDTADIYIEEPAAPDAWVVEPPEVPEVSRPEIDIPPPPPVTEIYNRTYELPAGFERVQAGLIAENARLAGDIIEDWQDEEADICPDGGEKCAEEGQNGEYLSETEVFEHEGRSVYPFAGMPSEHDFQQVPYPEIDEAELQGAEDDVPNEHLPTTDLLLPPLFDPEATQTEEELLENSITIEEKLAEFRVKVKVVDSYSGPVITRYEIEPDVGVRGNSVLNLEKDLARSLGVASIRVVETIPGKTCMGLELPNPKRQMIRLSEIFNSPAFTESKSKLTLALGQDITGQPVVTDLGKAPHLLVAGTTGSGKSVGVNAMILSMLFKATPEDVRMIMIDPKMLELSIYEGIPHLLAPVVTDMKLAANALNWCVNEMEKRYRLMSHLGVRNLAGFNQKVAESSARGEKIANPFSLTPDDPEPLEKLPFIVVVVDEFADLMMTAGKKIEELIARLAQKARAAGIHLILATQRPSVDVITGLIKANIPTRIAFQVSSKIDSRTILDQMGAENLLGQGDMLFLPPGTGYPQRVHGAFASDDEVHRVVEYLKQFGEPEYIDDILSSGMTDDLPGIGRSSEGESDPMYDEAVSVVLKTRKASISGVQRALRIGYNRAARLIDQMEAAGIVSAPEHNGNRTILVPSDNV; via the coding sequence ATGTTTTGGATAGTTCTGATCATTATTTTGTTGCTTGCTATTGCGGGTTTGTTTTTTATCCGAGCACAGTCCGAACGGGAATGGGTGCGTGAAGTTTCTGAATGGCAGGAAAATAAAGGGGGACAACAGGCGGAATTACCTGAAACCCAAGACAGGATGCCTAATTTTCTCGAGCTTGGCCTGATGATTTTTCATGCGGTCAAAGCGGCGGTATGCTGGCTTTCCGCTAATATTGTCCGTTTTTGCCGGAATTATCTGGCACATGAGTCCGAACCTGATAAGCCTGCTTCGTCTGATTCGGAAGCTGCGGCGGCATCTTCCGGATATGCGGACAAGGCAATGGAGGAAGATGAGGGGGATGAGGCTGTTAATGCGGAGGATATTTCATCTGCGGTAATCGGTAACCGATGCATTCCTTCCAATCGGGAGGAGGGTGAAAATCCCATGCCGTCTGAAGGCATCATTATGCCCGTGCGTCCGGCTTTGAAAGAAATTACTTTGGAGGAGGCGACCCGTTCTTTAAACAATGCCGCCGAAAAAGAAGGGCAAATCAGTTATATCGATACATTTGAAAAAAATGATGAATTGGGTTCTAAAGTCCGCGTTTCCGAGAAACCGATGGAAGGGCTGCCTATTATCGGTTTGGACGATCCCGTGCTTCAACGCACACGTTCCCGTTTCTTCGACGAAGGTAAGAAAGCATTAGCCGAACCTGCGGATTATGCGTTCGAACCGTATTTTGAAAAAAAACACCCATCCCCTCCTGTTGAGATTAAAGCCGAAGACGTACGGAACATGCCGTTCCGCCAGCATGAAGGTCTTGTAAAGAAGCCGACAGAGGCAAGCTACTCAGGCACTTCTCAGAAACAGTCTCCTTCAGACGGCATCATCGTCCCTAATATTAATCATCGCCGTGTTTCTTTAAACTTGAAAGAACCCAATAAGGCAACCGTTTCGGCAGAAGCGCGGATTTCACGCTTGATAATGGAAAATCAAGATAAGCCGGAGCATATTGTAAAGTCGGACTTCGAAATGCCGTCTGAATTGGAAAGTATCACGGCGGAAGAGATTTCAATTGGACGTGAAGGCCTGCTTTCTGATGATACTGCCGATATCTATATTGAAGAACCTGCCGCACCGGATGCATGGGTAGTCGAACCTCCGGAGGTGCCGGAAGTTTCCAGACCCGAAATCGATATCCCGCCGCCTCCGCCCGTTACGGAAATTTATAACCGTACATATGAGCTGCCTGCCGGATTTGAGCGTGTACAGGCCGGCCTTATTGCCGAAAACGCTCGTCTCGCCGGCGATATTATTGAGGATTGGCAAGACGAGGAAGCCGATATCTGCCCGGACGGAGGGGAAAAATGTGCCGAAGAGGGGCAAAACGGAGAATATCTATCGGAAACCGAAGTTTTCGAGCATGAAGGGCGTTCGGTGTATCCGTTTGCAGGTATGCCGTCAGAGCATGATTTCCAGCAGGTACCTTATCCTGAAATAGATGAGGCGGAATTGCAGGGCGCAGAGGATGATGTGCCGAACGAACACCTGCCGACGACCGACCTGCTTTTACCGCCGCTGTTTGATCCTGAAGCAACCCAGACGGAAGAGGAGCTGCTTGAAAACAGCATTACCATTGAAGAAAAACTGGCTGAGTTCAGGGTTAAGGTTAAAGTTGTCGATTCATATTCCGGCCCTGTCATTACACGTTATGAAATCGAGCCGGATGTCGGCGTACGCGGCAATTCCGTTTTGAATCTGGAAAAAGATTTGGCGCGTTCGCTCGGTGTTGCGTCTATCCGCGTTGTTGAAACCATACCCGGCAAAACCTGCATGGGCTTGGAGCTGCCCAATCCTAAGCGACAAATGATACGTCTGAGCGAAATTTTCAATTCGCCTGCGTTTACCGAATCCAAATCCAAGCTCACGCTCGCGCTTGGTCAGGATATTACCGGACAGCCCGTCGTTACCGACTTAGGCAAAGCGCCGCATTTGTTGGTTGCAGGTACCACCGGATCGGGTAAATCGGTAGGTGTCAACGCGATGATTCTGTCCATGCTCTTTAAGGCTACGCCTGAAGACGTGCGCATGATTATGATTGATCCGAAAATGCTTGAATTGAGCATTTACGAAGGTATCCCCCACCTTCTCGCGCCGGTTGTTACCGATATGAAGCTGGCGGCAAACGCGCTGAACTGGTGTGTCAACGAAATGGAAAAACGCTACCGCCTGATGAGCCATTTAGGTGTGCGCAACTTGGCCGGTTTCAACCAAAAAGTTGCCGAGTCTTCCGCACGGGGTGAGAAAATTGCCAACCCGTTCAGCCTGACTCCCGACGATCCCGAGCCTTTGGAAAAACTACCGTTTATCGTAGTCGTAGTTGATGAGTTTGCCGACCTGATGATGACGGCGGGCAAGAAAATCGAAGAATTGATTGCGCGTCTCGCACAAAAAGCCCGTGCTGCCGGCATCCATCTAATCCTTGCCACGCAACGACCCAGCGTTGATGTGATTACTGGATTGATTAAGGCAAATATTCCGACACGCATTGCCTTCCAGGTATCCAGCAAAATCGACAGCCGTACGATTCTTGACCAAATGGGTGCAGAAAACCTGCTCGGACAAGGCGATATGCTTTTCCTGCCGCCCGGTACGGGTTACCCGCAACGGGTACACGGCGCATTTGCCTCCGATGATGAGGTGCACCGCGTCGTCGAATATTTGAAACAGTTTGGAGAGCCTGAGTATATCGATGATATCTTGAGCAGCGGTATGACTGACGATTTGCCGGGAATCGGCCGGAGCAGCGAAGGTGAGTCCGACCCGATGTACGATGAGGCCGTATCTGTCGTTTTAAAAACACGCAAAGCCAGTATTTCAGGTGTTCAACGGGCATTGCGTATCGGCTACAACCGTGCCGCGCGACTGATTGACCAAATGGAGGCGGCAGGTATCGTATCCGCACCGGAACACAACGGCAACCGTACCATTTTGGTTCCTTCGGATAATGTATGA